In a single window of the Cryomorphaceae bacterium 1068 genome:
- a CDS encoding enoyl-CoA hydratase-related protein — protein sequence MDNILVTQSGHLREITINRAEKLNALNSQLIKDLSTELHKADEDKETRVVILTGAGEKAFVAGADISEFAHFDEVQGRELSQKGQDLLFTAVEQMKTPVIAAVNGFALGGGLELAMSCHMRIASENARLGLPEVSLGVIPGYGGTQRLAQLVGKGKALEMITSAQMIDAQEAYRLGLVNNMVAQGELLDECRKLAGKIAKNSPSAIGLAIRSVNAQYSEGVNGYQVEIDSFGDCFKSGDFKEGTQAFLEKRKPSFKGE from the coding sequence ATGGACAATATACTAGTAACACAATCAGGGCACCTCAGAGAAATCACGATCAACCGCGCTGAAAAGCTCAATGCGCTGAATTCTCAGCTCATCAAAGATCTCTCCACAGAACTGCACAAAGCGGATGAAGATAAAGAAACGCGTGTGGTGATTTTAACGGGGGCAGGAGAAAAGGCATTTGTTGCCGGTGCTGATATTTCTGAGTTTGCGCACTTCGATGAGGTCCAAGGAAGAGAGCTGAGTCAAAAAGGGCAAGACCTGCTCTTCACGGCAGTTGAACAAATGAAGACTCCGGTCATTGCCGCGGTAAATGGATTCGCCCTTGGAGGCGGTCTCGAATTAGCTATGTCTTGTCACATGCGCATCGCCTCAGAAAATGCTCGGCTTGGTTTGCCTGAAGTAAGTCTAGGGGTCATCCCGGGATACGGGGGCACTCAGCGACTGGCGCAGCTGGTAGGAAAAGGGAAAGCACTGGAAATGATCACATCAGCCCAGATGATTGACGCACAAGAGGCTTACCGACTGGGATTGGTGAATAACATGGTAGCACAAGGTGAGTTATTGGATGAATGCCGAAAATTAGCTGGAAAAATTGCTAAGAATTCTCCTTCTGCCATTGGTTTAGCTATTCGTTCAGTAAATGCACAATATTCAGAAGGAGTTAATGGTTATCAAGTTGAAATCGACTCTTTCGGCGATTGCTTCAAATCAGGAGATTTTAAAGAAGGAACTCAAGCATTTTTGGAAAAACGAAAACCCAGCTTCAAGGGTGAATAA
- a CDS encoding oligosaccharide flippase family protein → MSTLRSLLGQTAIYGVSSIVGRVMNFFILTPFYTRIFEKVEYGAITELYAYVAFLLVLLTYGMETAFFRFASREKDPSKQSLVFSTAAISLLSTSTLFIAFIYLTGGNIADALGYASNPEFIILFGWIVAIDSFVTIPFARLRLQNKAIRFASVNLASIVVNILLNLFFFLYCPNALENGNDWINRFYNPEFGIGYVFVANLAGSLTKLLLLLPVLTGMKFGFSPKLFKELLPYAIPLLVLGLAGIVNETFDRAAFESLSGLPEEEAAAQLGIYGACYKVAMLLSIGIQAYRFAAEPFIFSLAKGNRSNQVQADVMKFYFIVALLISMTLICLDDIALLLIGEEFRVGAQVIPILLSAYIFYGVVFNLSFWYKLNDKTIYGAGIAISGALVTIGLNIWLVPKIGYFGSAWATLAAYVIMTIISYSLMRKHHPMPYDLASIGQYVLLAAVLVTSFEFIDPQGWMKYTGGVGVILLFTLFAFQKEKKLLKPNDNSRNHQ, encoded by the coding sequence ATGAGTACGCTGCGAAGCCTCCTAGGCCAAACTGCCATTTATGGCGTAAGCAGCATCGTGGGGAGGGTGATGAATTTCTTTATCCTCACTCCTTTTTATACCCGTATTTTCGAAAAAGTCGAATATGGCGCCATCACCGAGTTGTACGCATATGTAGCCTTTTTACTGGTGTTGCTGACTTATGGGATGGAGACCGCATTTTTTCGTTTTGCCTCAAGGGAAAAGGATCCGAGTAAACAGTCACTGGTCTTCAGTACGGCAGCAATTTCTTTGCTTTCCACATCTACCCTTTTTATTGCGTTCATCTACCTTACCGGTGGAAATATTGCTGATGCGTTGGGATATGCCTCCAACCCAGAGTTCATCATCCTGTTCGGGTGGATCGTAGCCATCGACTCGTTCGTGACCATTCCTTTTGCCAGACTTCGCTTGCAAAACAAAGCCATTCGGTTTGCCTCAGTTAATTTGGCAAGCATCGTAGTCAACATACTATTGAATCTTTTCTTTTTTCTCTACTGCCCGAACGCTCTGGAAAATGGAAACGATTGGATTAATCGTTTTTACAATCCCGAATTCGGAATAGGCTATGTTTTCGTAGCTAATTTGGCCGGAAGCCTCACGAAGTTGTTGCTACTATTGCCCGTTCTTACCGGAATGAAGTTCGGCTTCAGCCCAAAGCTTTTCAAAGAACTCCTTCCCTATGCCATTCCCTTACTGGTCTTGGGGTTGGCAGGAATTGTAAACGAAACGTTTGACCGAGCAGCTTTCGAAAGCCTTTCGGGACTACCGGAAGAAGAGGCTGCGGCACAATTAGGAATTTACGGAGCTTGCTACAAGGTGGCCATGCTGCTCAGCATTGGTATCCAAGCATACCGTTTTGCGGCAGAACCTTTTATATTCTCTTTGGCGAAAGGAAATAGGAGCAATCAAGTACAAGCAGACGTGATGAAGTTTTATTTCATCGTAGCTCTGCTTATCAGTATGACTCTCATCTGCCTTGACGATATAGCGCTGCTGCTGATTGGCGAGGAGTTTCGGGTCGGTGCTCAGGTAATTCCAATCTTGCTTAGCGCCTATATTTTTTATGGAGTAGTCTTTAATCTATCCTTTTGGTATAAGCTCAACGATAAAACCATTTACGGGGCAGGAATTGCCATTAGTGGGGCCCTTGTCACGATAGGGCTGAACATTTGGCTGGTGCCAAAAATCGGATATTTCGGCTCGGCTTGGGCTACATTAGCTGCTTATGTCATCATGACCATCATCTCATACAGTCTCATGCGAAAGCATCATCCGATGCCTTATGACCTTGCCTCTATTGGGCAATATGTGCTATTGGCCGCAGTCTTGGTTACGTCCTTTGAGTTTATTGATCCGCAAGGATGGATGAAATACACGGGAGGTGTCGGAGTCATTTTACTATTTACTTTATTCGCTTTTCAAAAAGAAAAAAAATTACTCAAACCGAATGACAACAGTAGAAATCATCAATAA
- the dut gene encoding dUTP diphosphatase has product MTTVEIINKSHHPLPHYATKGSAGCDLRANLSESVVLKPLERKLIDTGIFIALPLGTEAQIRPRSGMAYKEGITVLNSPGTIDADYRGEVKVLLVNLSAVEATIQDGDRIAQMVIARHEVANFKEVSTLSETLRGEGGFGSTGKKD; this is encoded by the coding sequence ATGACAACAGTAGAAATCATCAATAAATCACATCACCCCTTACCACACTATGCCACTAAAGGTAGCGCAGGGTGTGATTTGCGAGCAAACTTGTCTGAGAGCGTTGTATTGAAACCCCTCGAGCGAAAATTAATAGATACAGGCATTTTCATTGCGCTTCCCCTTGGAACCGAAGCTCAAATAAGACCGCGTAGCGGAATGGCTTATAAGGAAGGTATAACAGTCTTAAACTCACCCGGAACTATCGATGCCGACTACAGGGGAGAGGTCAAGGTATTATTGGTAAATTTGTCGGCTGTTGAGGCCACTATTCAAGACGGCGATAGAATAGCTCAAATGGTTATCGCGCGTCACGAAGTGGCCAATTTTAAAGAAGTTTCGACGCTCTCTGAAACTCTTCGAGGTGAAGGTGGTTTTGGAAGCACAGGAAAAAAGGACTGA